A genome region from Musa acuminata AAA Group cultivar baxijiao chromosome BXJ3-5, Cavendish_Baxijiao_AAA, whole genome shotgun sequence includes the following:
- the LOC135638759 gene encoding small ribosomal subunit protein uS12, with the protein MGKTRGMGAGRKLKTHRRRQRWADKAYKKSHLGNEWKKPFAGSSHAKGIVLEKIGIEAKQPNSAIRKCARVQLIKNGKKIAAFVPNDGCLNFIEENDEVLIAGFGRKGHAVGDIPGVRFKVVKVSGVSLLALFKEKKEKPRS; encoded by the exons ATGGG GAAGACTCGTGGTATGGGAGCTGGGCGCAAGCTCAAAACTCACAGGAGGAGGCAGAGATGGGCAGACAAGGCATACAAGAAAAGTCATCTCGGCAACGAGTGGAAGAAGCCCTTTGCTGGTTCTTCGCATGCCAAGGGTATTGTTCTTGAGAAGAT AGGCATTGAAGCCAAGCAGCCCAACTCCGCTATCCGAAAGTGTGCTAGAGTCCAGCTGATAAAGAATGGGAAGAAAATTGCAGCCTTTGTTCCTAATGATGGTTGCTTGAATTTTATAGAAGAAAAT GATGAAGTCTTGATTGCTGGATTTGGAAGGAAGGGCCATGCCGTAGGTGACATTCCTGGAGTAAGGTTTAAGGTTGTGAAGGTTTCTGGTGTGTCCCTGTTGGCCCTATTcaaggaaaagaaggagaagCCTCGGTCTTAA
- the LOC103985085 gene encoding uncharacterized protein LOC103985085 codes for MASGSGGVGRGGGGRGRGRGGGGQLPGLGAGITHRECESCRAAPGIPFCRVEWSFLCAGCAAVVHGQSWIVAVPPGPNPSPSLNPVVPSHYPSPFAYQYAFASPNPNPSPPPPPAAISVPNLNPNPSPNDNLNHVVQLSSDEDEQSAGEDGDGSGGRKRRRSSVEGESAPGREASMMRYKEKRKSRNFDKTIRYESRKVHADMKPRVGGKFVKTADGVGEEGDDGAGGEGGHYSGGDEARAESSEEGRADAVEESTDQGEQMRPVEAGEMVATSPSFEVEQFDGGVDLGQMDAGEEVGLL; via the coding sequence ATGGCCAGCGGCAGCGGTGGCGTGGGCCGGGGCGGGGGCGGCCGCGGCCGTGGTCGGGGCGGCGGAGGTCAACTCCCCGGCCTCGGCGCCGGGATCACCCACAGGGAGTGCGAGTCCTGCCGCGCCGCGCCCGGCATCCCCTTCTGCCGCGTCGAGTGGTCCTTCCTCTGCGCCGGCTGCGCCGCCGTCGTCCACGGCCAGAGCTGGATCGTCGCCGTCCCCCCCGGCCCAAACCCTAGCCCCAGTCTTAACCCCGTCGTCCCCAGCCATTACCCTTCGCCTTTTGCTTACCAATACGCCTTCGCtagccctaaccctaaccctagcccccCTCCTCCCCCTGCCGCTATCTCCgttcctaatcttaaccctaaccctagccccaACGATAATCTCAACCACGTGGTGCAGCTGTCGTCGGACGAGGACGAGCAGTCTGCCGGTGAGGACGGTGACGGTAGCGGCGGCCGAAAACGTCGGCGGTCGTCGGTGGAAGGGGAGAGTGCCCCTGGGCGGGAAGCCAGCATGATGAGGTACAAGGAGAAACGGAAGAGCCGGAACTTTGATAAGACGATCCGATACGAATCCAGGAAGGTGCACGCGGACATGAAACCGAGGGTCGGTGGGAAGTTTGTGAAGACGGCGGATGGTGTCGGGGAAGAAGGGGATGATGGTGCCGGTGGAGAAGGAGGGCACTATAGCGGTGGCGATGAGGCAAGAGCGGAATCGAGTGAAGAGGGTAGGGCCGATGCTGTTGAGGAGTCGACCGATCAAGGTGAACAGATGAGACCGGTGGAGGCTGGCGAGATGGTGGCCACAAGTCCAAGCTTTGAGGTGGAGCAGTTTGATGGAGGAGTGGACTTGGGGCAGATGGATGCCGGTGAAGAAGTGGGACTATTGTGA
- the LOC135638093 gene encoding uncharacterized protein LOC135638093 → MEKESKEQRGAPLRAAPPEPDFPLQWGSRKRLRCVKVRDEGSPAKSDGRRRATSRINRRVVTGGDKDFPTPRFHRPAQLPHRRSESAGSENRRSRSVSLSPEKEDRCYTTRGSVAHGCEGENGAGGGVGDERGAAVLPRFFVSLSNKEKEEDFMAMKGCKLPQRPKKRSKFVQKCILLVSPGAWLSDLSQERYEVREKKGSRKRRRGLKAMCMESDSE, encoded by the exons ATGGAGAAGGAATCGAAGGAGCAGAGAGGTGCCCCTCTAAGAGCGGCTCCTCCGGAGCCTGATTTCCCCTTGCAGTGGGGAAGCCGCAAGCGCCTCCGTTGCGTCAAGGTCAGGGACGAGGGCTCCCCGGCTAAATCCGACGGCCGGAGGCGGGCTACGTCCCGGATCAACCGCCGCGTTGTCACCGGAGGCGACAAGGACTTCCCCACGCCGCGGTTTCACCGCCCTGCCCAACTCCCCCACAG GCGGTCGGAGTCTGCTGGGAGCGAGAATCGGAGGTCGCGCTCTGTGTCGTTGTCGCCGGAGAAGGAGGACCGCTGCTACACCACGAGGGGTTCGGTGGCGCACGGCTGCGAGGGGGAGAACGGGGCCGGCGGCGGAGTCGGGGACGAGAGAGGCGCCGCGGTGCTGCCCAGGTTCTTCGTCTCGCTGTCGAacaaggagaaggaggaggatttCATGGCCATGAAGGGGTGTAAGCTGCCTCAGAGACCCAAGAAGAGGTCCAAGTTCGTCCAAAAATGCATACTT TTGGTGAGTCCAGGGGCATGGCTCTCAGATCTTTCTCAGGAGAGGTATGAGGTGAGGGAGAAGAAGGGATCGAGAAAG AGGAGGAGAGGATTGAAGGCTATGTGTATGGAGAGTGATTCAGAATGA
- the LOC135639020 gene encoding uncharacterized protein LOC135639020, with product MTTVLRTPPVRLPSFVSPFVNRLPFTKPLSHSAKLSSPSRRRLFAAFSPRAMASSASPSSSQMAAPGDVTGVSDAFEKIRAHQEAAARLSPVEEIRTLLDLSTRGMLSTFSQVHEGYPSGSMVDFACDHDGSPILSVSSLAVHSKNLLANPKCSLLVAKDPEDRTDIVVTIYGDAVPVSEDDNEAARTAYLRRHPDAFWVDFGDFSFIHIKPKYVRYVSGVATALLGSGEFDGEEYKAAKVDPISQFTKPISSHMNRDHQEDTKAIVQHSTSVKVDFAHMQDVDSLGFNVKAGYQGSTLKLRIPFPRRAQDRKDVKTLIVEMLQAAKSNEGLS from the exons ATGACGACCGTGCTGCGAACGCCACCCGTCCGCTTGCCCTCCTTCGTCTCCCCCTTCGTCAATCGCTTGCCGTTTACTAAACCGCTGTCCCATTCAGCGAAGCTCTCTTCTCCTTCACGCCGCCGCCTCTTCGCCGCCTTCTCCCCCCGCGCCATGGCCTCGTCCGCCTCGCCGTCCTCCTCCCAG ATGGCGGCGCCAGGTGATGTGACGGGGGTTTCGGATGCCTTCGAGAAGATTCGTGCTCATCAG GAAGCTGCTGCTCGACTTTCTCCTGTTGAAGAAATACGAACACTACTTGATCTCAGCACTCGGGGCATGCTCTCTACCTTTTCTCAG GTCCACGAGGGTTATCCTTCCGGATCCATGGTTGATTTTGCATGTGATCATGATGGTTCTCCCATACTATCAGTCAGTAGCTTAGCTGTCCATTCAAAG AATTTGTTGGCAAATCCTAAGTGCTCATTGCTTGTAGCAAAGGATCCTGAAGATAGGACTGATATAGTTGTCACCATATATGGGGATGCTGTTCCG GTTTCTGAAGATGATAATGAAGCTGCACGTACTGCTTATCTAAGAAGACATCCAGACGCATTTTGG GTTGACTTTGGTGACTTCAGTTTCATCCACATCAAACCAAAATATGTGCGCTATGTTTCTGGCGTTGCCACGGCTCTACTGGGATCGGGAG AATTTGATGGTGAGGAATATAAAGCTGCCAAAGTTGATCCAATATCTCAATTTACAAAGCCTATCTCG TCCCACATGAATAGGGAtcatcaagaagatacaaaagccATTGTACAACATTCAACCTCAGTAAAG GTGGACTTTGCTCACATGCAAGATGTGGATAGCCTTGGCTTCAATGTAAAG GCTGGTTATCAAGGAAGTACTTTGAAACTTCGCATCCCATTCCCTAGACGTGCTCAAGACAGGAA GGATGTGAAGACTCTTATAGTGGAAATGCTTCAAGCTGCTAAATCAAACGAGGGACTGTCATAG
- the LOC135586268 gene encoding uncharacterized protein LOC135586268 — MVPAYMVGERLQSELSLSLSLSLWPAQPVINMHLGLHLVHPFTFLYSFRSISSTAVLLQSLTASFLLTKSGLFLPNHAKTTRQNRAHPTPSPRYINPPSLSPSTTSSHSQFHLLLFPSQANRFPLSELPSLPTMEAGRKLVLFTVAMMAVVMASSLVEKVAAVDAPAPSPTSGAVTAPAAPAAVLASISVLLFGYFLC, encoded by the coding sequence ATGGTTCCAGCATATATGGTAGGTGAAAGACTTCAatcagaactctctctctctctctctctctctctatggccTGCACAACCTGTCATCAACATGCACCTTGGCCTTCATTTGGTGCATCCATTCACATTTCTCTACTCATTTCGTTCCATTTCATCAACAGCCGTCCTCCTGCAATCTTTGACCGCTTCTTTCCTCCTTACTAAGTCAGGCCTCTTCCTTCCTAACCACGCAAAAACAACACGCCAAAATAGAGCCCACCCAACCCCCTCTCCCCGCTATATAaaccccccctccctctctccctccACCACATCAAGCCATTCCCAGTTCCATCTGCTTCTCTTTCCTTCCCAAGCCAATCGTTTCCCCCTTTCCGAACTCCCATCGCTACCGACAATGGAGGCTGGTCGTAAGCTCGTGCTTTTCACCGTGGCCATGATGGCCGTGGTCATGGCTTCTTCCTTGGTCGAGAAGGTGGCCGCGGTCGATGCTCCCGCCCCCAGCCCCACCTCCGGTGCTGTcaccgctcccgctgcacctgctGCCGTCCTTGCCTCGATCTCCGTCCTCCTCTTCGGATACTTCCTCTGCTGA
- the LOC103984968 gene encoding photosystem I reaction center subunit II, chloroplastic-like: MAMSTQTSLFTPPTTIPFSKPAAPPALLPWKQTPGARQLRVASLRVSATEEKKTAAPEAPEAPAGFTPPQLDPNTPSPIFGGSTGGLLRKAQVEEFYVITWDSPKEQVFEMPTGGAAIMRQGPNLLKLARKEQCLALGTRLRSKYKIKYQFYRVFPNGEVQYLHPKDGVYPEKVNPGRQGVGQNMRSIGKNVSPIEVKFTGKQVYDL, from the coding sequence ATGGCCATGTCAACACAAACCTCCCTTTTCACCCCTCCCACCACCATCCCGTTCTCCAAGCCCGCCGCCCCCCCCGCACTCCTCCCGTGGAAGCAAACCCCCGGGGCGAGGCAGCTCCGCGTCGCCAGCCTGCGGGTGTCGGCCACCGAGGAGAAGAAGACGGCGGCGCCTGAGGCTCCCGAGGCCCCTGCCGGCTTCACCCCGCCTCAGCTGGACCCCAACACCCCCTCCCCCATCTTCGGCGGCAGCACGGGAGGGCTTCTCCGCAAGGCGCAGGTGGAGGAGTTCTACGTCATCACCTGGGACTCCCCCAAGGAGCAGGTGTTCGAGATGCCCACCGGCGGCGCCGCCATCATGCGTCAGGGGCCCAACCTGCTGAAGCTGGCACGCAAGGAGCAGTGCCTGGCGCTCGGCACCCGGCTGCGCTCCAAGTACAAGATCAAGTACCAGTTCTACCGGGTGTTCCCCAACGGCGAGGTGCAGTACCTCCACCCCAAGGACGGCGTCTACCCGGAGAAGGTCAACCCCGGCCGCCAAGGCGTCGGCCAGAACATGAGGTCCATCGGCAAGAACGTCAGCCCCATCGAGGTCAAGTTCACCGGCAAGCAAGTCTATGATCTGTGA